A window of Acidimicrobiia bacterium contains these coding sequences:
- a CDS encoding PPOX class F420-dependent oxidoreductase, with translation MRDAPHLNDEQFLSLETFRRDGTGVKTPIWFAQEGDELFMWTAGDSGKVKRIGNNTGVRVAPCTRFGRVTGDWFEAHASVDASPTAVRRVEDLLKQKLGFRFALFQRIDGIRDNRSGSSRGCLTVSFAESS, from the coding sequence ACCTCACTTGAACGACGAACAGTTCCTGAGTCTTGAGACATTTCGTCGCGATGGAACGGGAGTCAAGACGCCGATTTGGTTCGCCCAGGAGGGCGATGAGTTATTCATGTGGACGGCCGGCGATTCCGGCAAGGTCAAGCGGATCGGCAACAACACCGGGGTGAGGGTCGCCCCGTGCACGCGATTCGGACGGGTCACCGGTGATTGGTTCGAGGCACACGCTTCGGTTGACGCCTCCCCCACAGCCGTGCGGCGGGTCGAAGACCTCTTGAAACAGAAACTTGGCTTCCGGTTCGCGCTGTTCCAGCGTATCGATGGGATCCGGGACAACCGGAGTGGTTCGAGCCGGGGTTGCCTCACGGTCTCGTTTGCGGAGAGTTCCTAG